In Pongo pygmaeus isolate AG05252 chromosome 13, NHGRI_mPonPyg2-v2.0_pri, whole genome shotgun sequence, one genomic interval encodes:
- the ZBTB5 gene encoding zinc finger and BTB domain-containing protein 5, with protein sequence MDFPGHFEQIFQQLNYQRLHGQLCDCVIVVGNRHFKAHRSVLAACSTHFRALFSVAEGDQTMNMIQLDSEVVTAEAFAALIDMMYTSTLMLGESNVMDVLLAASHLHLNSVVKACKHYLTTRTLPMSPPSERVQEQSARMQRSFMLQQLGLSIVSSALNSSQNGEEQPAPMSSSMRSNLDQRTPFPMRRLHKRKQSAEERARQRLRPSMDESAISDVTPENGPSGVHSREEFFSPDSLKIVDNPKADGMTDNQEDSAIMFDQSFGTQEDAQVPSQSDNSAGNMAQLSMASRATQVETSFDQEAATEKSSFQCENPEVGLGEKEHMRVVVKSEPLSSPEPQDEVSDVTSQAEGSESVEVEGVVVSAEKIDLSPESSDRSFSDPQSSTDRVGDIHILEVTNNLEHKSTFSISNFLNKSRGNNFTANQNNDDNIPNTTSDCRLESEAPYLLSPEAGPAGGPSSAPGSHVENPFSEPADSHFVRPMQEVMGLPCVQTSGYQGGEQFGMDFSRSGLGLHSSFSRVMIGSPRGGASNFPYYRRIAPKMPVVTSVRSSQIPENSTSSQLMMNGATSSFENGHPSQPGAPQLTRASADVLSKCKKALSEHNVLVVEGARKYACKICCKTFLTLTDCKKHIRVHTGEKPYACLKCGKRFSQSSHLYKHSKTTCLRWQSSNLPSTLL encoded by the coding sequence ATGGATTTTCCTGGTCACTTTGAACAAATCTTCCAGCAGCTGAACTACCAGAGACTTCATGGTCAGCTCTGTGATTGTGTCATTGTAGTGGGGAATAGACACTTTAAAGCCCACCGCTCCGTGCTGGCAGCATGCAGCACGCATTTCCGAGCCCTGTTCTCAGTGGCAGAAGGAGATCAGACCATGAACATGATCCAGCTGGATAGCGAGGTGGTGACAGCAGAGGCCTTTGCTGCACTGATTGACATGATGTATACTTCCACCCTCATGCTGGGGGAGAGCAATGTTATGGATGTCTTATTGGCAGCCTCTCACCTGCATTTGAACTCTGTTGTTAAGGCATGTAAACATTACTTAACGACAAGGACGCTGCCCATGTCTCCCCCCAGTGAGCGCGTTCAGGAGCAGAGCGCCCGCATGCAGCGCTCCTTTATGCTACAGCAGCTGGGACTAAGCATCGTGAGCTCAGCCCTCAATTCCAGCCAGAATGGCGAGGAGCAGCCAGCCCCCATGAGCTCTTCCATGCGCAGTAACCTGGATCAGCGCACGCCCTTCCCCATGAGACGCCTTCATAAGCGCAAGCAGTCTGCAGAGGAGCGGGCCAGGCAGCGCCTCCGACCCTCCATGGATGAGTCTGCCATTTCAGATGTTACACCAGAGAATGGGCCTTCAGGGGTTCATTCTCGGGAGGAGTTCTTTTCACCAGATTCTCTGAAAATTGTGGATAATCCTAAAGCTGATGGAATGACTGATAACCAGGAAGACAGTGCGATCATGTTTGATCAGTCTTTTGGCACTCAAGAAGATGCCCAGGTGCCCAGCCAGTCTGATAACAGTGCTGGCAACATGGCACAGTTGTCCATGGCCTCTCGTGCAACTCAGGTTGAGACTAGTTTTGATCAGGAAGCTGCAACTGAGAAAAGTAGTTTTCAGTGTGAAAATCCTGAGGTTGGCCTTGGTGAGAAGGAGCACATGAGAGTGGTGGTTAAATCTGAACCCCTGAGCTCACCTGAGCCTCAGGATGAAGTGAGCGATGTGACCTCACAAGCAGAAGGCAGCGAGTCTGTGGAAGTGGAAGGAGTTGTGGTCAGTGCCGAGAAGATAGACCTCAGCCCTGAAAGCAGTGATCGGAGTTTTTCAGATCCCCAGTCTAGCACAGACAGGGTAGGTGATATCCATATTTTGGAAGTCACAAATAACCTAGAGCATAAGTCCACTTTTAGTATTTCGAATTTTCTTAACAAGAGCAGAGGAAATAACTTTACTGCAAATCAGAACAATGATGATAATATTCCAAACACCACTAGTGACTGCAGGCTGGAGAGTGAGGCCCCCTATCTGTTGAGTCCAGAGGCTGGGCCTGCAGGTGGGCCCTCCTCTGCCCCTGGCTCCCATGTAGAGAACCCATTTAGTGAACCTGCAGACTCCCACTTCGTCAGGCCTATGCAGGAGGTGATGGGCCTGCCGTGTGTGCAGACTTCAGGCTACCAAGGAGGAGAACAGTTTGGGATGGACTTTTCCAGGTCTGGTTTGGGCCTCCACTCCTCCTTCTCCAGGGTAATGATAGGTTCCCCAAGGGGAGGAGCCAGTAACTTTCCTTACTACCGCCGCATAGCTCCCAAAATGCCAGTTGTAACTTCCGTCAGGAGCTCACAGATCCCAGAAAACTCTACCAGTTCCCAGCTAATGATGAATGGAGCTACGTCCTCatttgaaaatggccatccttcccagcCTGGCGCTCCACAGTTGACCAGGGCATCTGCAGATGTTCTGTCAAAGTGCAAGAAGGCCTTATCAGAGCACAATGTTTTGGTTGTAGAGGGAGCTCGCAAGTATGCCTGCAAAATCTGCTGCAAAACTTTTCTGACTTTGACAGATTGCAAGAAGCACATCCGTGTTCACACAGGTGAAAAGCCTTACGCCTGCCTGAAGTGTGGCAAGAGGTTTAGTCAGTCCAGCCACCTGTATAAGCACTCAAAGACTACCTGCCTGCGCTGGCAGAGCAGCAATCTTCCCAGCACTTTGCTCTAG